In one Streptomyces sp. NBC_01288 genomic region, the following are encoded:
- a CDS encoding RidA family protein yields MSAEMINPPTLAPPVMNLYTQVVAATGTRFVAIAGQVAIDTEGQLVGPGDFAAQAEQVFRNLRAALEAAGATPADLIKMTIHVVGHRPEMIDTVFTAGSKAFDGEWPLPASTYLGVEALGLPEWLIEVDGYAVIA; encoded by the coding sequence ATGTCCGCGGAAATGATCAACCCCCCGACACTCGCCCCGCCCGTCATGAACCTCTACACGCAGGTCGTCGCCGCGACCGGCACCCGGTTCGTGGCCATCGCCGGGCAGGTCGCCATCGACACCGAGGGGCAGCTCGTCGGCCCCGGTGACTTCGCGGCCCAGGCCGAACAGGTCTTCCGCAACCTCAGGGCCGCGCTCGAAGCGGCCGGCGCCACCCCGGCGGACCTGATCAAGATGACGATCCACGTGGTGGGCCACCGCCCCGAGATGATCGACACGGTCTTCACCGCCGGCAGCAAGGCCTTCGACGGCGAGTGGCCGCTGCCCGCCAGCACCTACCTCGGCGTCGAGGCACTCGGCCTGCCGGAATGGCTCATAGAGGTCGACGGCTACGCGGTCATCGCCTGA
- a CDS encoding alpha/beta hydrolase — protein MDVFADVPGARVALSAASGDGKSDGEVNVEDREIRVDGVDGHVLSLRLYTPVARSAAPLPVAVWIHGGGFVLGGPNAEDATCRRLTAELGIAVVAPDYRLAPENPYPAAFDDCYAALRWVVDEADALGVDVARLALGGHSAGAALVAAVALAARDRQGPHIRYLHLGYPVLDDRLETVSARAVTDPKLFNRQGAAAGWEFYLQGRDPEAGYAVPARAKDLSDLPASYILVDGVDPARDEALEFAARLSAAGNSVELHLVPGVPHMFDVLAPGIRASRRAVAAWTTAFAHGIGAS, from the coding sequence ATGGATGTTTTCGCCGATGTGCCGGGAGCCCGGGTGGCCCTGAGCGCGGCCAGCGGTGACGGCAAGTCGGACGGTGAGGTGAACGTCGAGGACCGTGAGATCCGTGTGGACGGTGTGGACGGTCACGTGCTGAGCCTTCGGCTCTACACCCCCGTGGCGAGGAGCGCCGCCCCGCTGCCCGTGGCGGTCTGGATCCACGGGGGCGGGTTCGTCCTCGGCGGGCCCAACGCGGAGGACGCCACCTGCCGGCGGCTGACCGCGGAGCTGGGTATCGCCGTCGTCGCCCCGGACTACCGGCTCGCCCCCGAGAACCCCTACCCCGCCGCGTTCGACGACTGCTACGCCGCCCTGCGCTGGGTCGTCGACGAAGCGGACGCCCTGGGAGTCGACGTGGCGAGGCTGGCCCTGGGCGGGCACTCCGCCGGTGCCGCCCTGGTCGCGGCCGTGGCCCTCGCCGCCCGTGACCGGCAGGGACCGCACATCAGGTACCTCCACCTCGGATACCCGGTCCTCGACGACCGCCTGGAGACCGTTTCGGCCCGGGCCGTCACCGACCCGAAGCTCTTCAACCGGCAAGGGGCGGCGGCCGGTTGGGAGTTCTACCTCCAGGGGCGCGACCCGGAGGCCGGGTACGCCGTACCGGCTCGGGCGAAGGATCTGAGCGACCTGCCGGCCAGCTACATCCTGGTCGACGGGGTCGATCCGGCGCGGGACGAGGCGCTGGAGTTCGCCGCCCGGCTGAGCGCGGCCGGCAACTCCGTCGAACTTCACCTCGTACCCGGCGTACCGCACATGTTCGACGTCCTGGCCCCGGGCATCCGCGCGAGCCGCCGGGCCGTAGCGGCCTGGACTACCGCGTTCGCCCACGGGATCGGAGCGTCATGA
- a CDS encoding TetR/AcrR family transcriptional regulator C-terminal domain-containing protein — MGISRAAVVDAALDVLDEQGLDKVTMRAVADRLGVQHNTVRWHAENKQRLLVLMSDAIFTGLDVDTLPAQWDDRFRALARWSRRALLAHRDGARLVSGIATTETHTYRLADTMIQTLLDAGFPPRTAAWANWTVFYLILGITQEQQAQSADAPDPVLAFDDDTFPALRKASAHVIAGTFDERFKFALDMQMTALEVELARTTA, encoded by the coding sequence ATGGGCATAAGCCGTGCGGCGGTCGTCGACGCGGCACTCGACGTGCTCGACGAGCAGGGCCTGGACAAGGTGACGATGCGCGCCGTCGCGGACAGGCTGGGCGTGCAGCACAACACCGTCCGGTGGCACGCGGAGAACAAGCAGCGCCTGCTGGTCCTCATGTCGGACGCCATCTTCACGGGGCTGGACGTCGACACGCTCCCCGCGCAGTGGGACGACCGCTTCCGCGCCCTCGCCCGCTGGAGCCGGAGAGCCCTCCTGGCCCATCGCGACGGAGCACGCCTGGTCTCCGGAATCGCGACCACGGAGACCCACACGTACCGGCTGGCCGACACGATGATCCAGACCCTGCTGGACGCGGGTTTCCCACCCCGGACGGCGGCCTGGGCGAACTGGACCGTGTTCTACCTGATCCTCGGCATCACCCAGGAACAACAAGCCCAGTCCGCCGACGCCCCCGACCCCGTACTGGCCTTCGACGACGATACGTTCCCGGCCCTGCGCAAGGCCTCCGCCCACGTCATCGCCGGCACCTTCGACGAACGCTTCAAGTTCGCCCTGGACATGCAAATGACAGCCCTGGAGGTGGAGTTGGCCCGAACTACCGCCTAG
- a CDS encoding alpha/beta fold hydrolase, producing the protein MPPLTSPYLPLVLIHGHPFDHTMWTPQIEAFSPGRRVIAPDLRGYGSSPSPSGVTDFSDFATDVEALLDKERVETFVLAGLSMGGQIAMDCYGRFGDRVRGLVLADTFPSADTPEAARTRNTTADRLLREGMRGYADEVLERMVAPSADPRVKAHVHRMMTATDPGSAAAALRARTQRPDYRALLTRMTVPALVVVGADDTYTPVSDAEAMHAALPDSTLRVIEGAAHLPNLERPEEFNEMLGEFLAHVG; encoded by the coding sequence ATGCCACCCCTTACTTCCCCCTATCTCCCCCTTGTCCTCATCCACGGCCATCCCTTCGACCACACGATGTGGACCCCGCAGATCGAGGCGTTCTCCCCCGGTCGCCGGGTCATCGCCCCGGACCTGCGCGGCTACGGCAGCTCCCCCTCGCCCTCCGGTGTCACCGACTTCTCGGACTTCGCCACCGACGTCGAGGCCCTGCTGGACAAGGAGCGGGTGGAGACGTTCGTGCTGGCGGGCCTGTCGATGGGCGGCCAGATCGCGATGGACTGCTACGGCCGGTTCGGTGACCGCGTCCGGGGTCTCGTCCTCGCCGACACCTTCCCGTCGGCGGACACCCCGGAGGCCGCCCGCACCCGGAACACCACGGCCGACCGCCTCCTCCGCGAGGGCATGCGCGGTTACGCCGACGAGGTGCTGGAGCGGATGGTGGCGCCGTCCGCTGACCCGCGGGTCAAGGCACACGTCCACCGCATGATGACGGCCACCGACCCCGGGTCCGCCGCGGCCGCCCTGCGCGCCCGCACCCAACGCCCCGACTACCGCGCCCTGTTGACCCGGATGACGGTCCCGGCCCTGGTGGTCGTGGGCGCCGACGACACCTACACCCCCGTCTCCGACGCGGAGGCGATGCACGCGGCGCTCCCCGACTCCACGCTCCGGGTGATCGAGGGCGCGGCCCATCTGCCGAATCTCGAACGCCCGGAGGAGTTCAACGAGATGCTGGGGGAGTTCCTGGCACACGTGGGATGA
- a CDS encoding aminotransferase-like domain-containing protein has translation MADYRHIADRVAGDIASGRLRPGQRLPPQRVFARQRGIAGSTAGRVYAELGRRGLVVGEVGRGTFVRAAAAGPYGQAIVEAATTAPVNLELNYPSARGQSELLAPALAPLLRPDVLTEALRPAAATGTAAAREATAELLATPAWRPAPDRILFSGNARQAIAATLASLVRPGGRVGVEPLTYPLVREIAERLGVTLVALAADGDGPRPESVRAAHRTAPLSALYLQPTLHNPTSVTTSEARKREIADVVRELGLPVVEDRIWSFLHPDSPAPLAAYAPGLVHVVDGLSKRVAPGLTVGFLVVPEGRVEAVGAALRSGGWSAGRFALEAGVRWMTDGTVARLVAAKRADAAARQRLVGEELGGFAVRADPLTYYAWWELPAPWRADTFTAAAAAHGIAVTPGTAFSVDPKVTPDAVRLGLASAAVPDLRRALRTLASLAAGAAAGTPVRGARIG, from the coding sequence ATGGCGGACTACCGGCACATCGCCGACCGCGTCGCGGGTGACATCGCCTCCGGACGGCTCCGGCCGGGTCAACGGCTGCCCCCGCAGCGGGTGTTCGCCCGGCAGCGCGGGATCGCCGGGTCGACGGCCGGGCGCGTCTACGCCGAACTCGGGCGCCGGGGGCTGGTGGTGGGGGAGGTCGGCCGCGGCACCTTCGTGCGGGCCGCGGCGGCGGGGCCGTACGGGCAGGCGATCGTCGAGGCGGCGACCACCGCCCCGGTGAACCTGGAGCTCAACTACCCTTCCGCGCGCGGCCAGTCGGAGCTGCTGGCCCCCGCCCTCGCGCCGCTGCTCCGCCCGGACGTCCTGACCGAGGCCCTGCGCCCGGCGGCCGCGACCGGCACCGCGGCGGCGCGCGAGGCCACGGCCGAGCTGCTGGCCACTCCCGCCTGGCGCCCCGCCCCCGACCGGATCCTCTTCAGCGGCAACGCCCGGCAGGCCATCGCCGCGACCCTCGCCTCCCTCGTCCGGCCGGGCGGCCGGGTCGGGGTCGAACCGTTGACGTATCCGCTGGTCAGGGAGATCGCGGAGCGGCTCGGGGTCACCCTGGTCGCGTTGGCGGCGGACGGGGACGGGCCTCGTCCGGAGTCGGTGCGGGCCGCACATCGCACCGCTCCCCTCTCCGCGCTCTATCTCCAGCCGACGCTCCACAATCCGACCTCGGTGACGACGAGCGAGGCGCGGAAGCGGGAAATCGCCGATGTCGTGCGGGAGTTGGGGCTGCCCGTCGTCGAGGACCGGATCTGGTCCTTCCTTCATCCGGACTCCCCCGCGCCGCTCGCCGCCTACGCGCCCGGACTCGTGCACGTCGTGGACGGGCTGTCGAAGCGGGTCGCGCCGGGGCTCACCGTCGGATTTCTCGTCGTACCGGAGGGGCGGGTCGAGGCCGTGGGTGCCGCGCTCCGGTCGGGCGGGTGGAGTGCGGGGCGGTTCGCGCTGGAGGCGGGGGTGCGGTGGATGACCGACGGGACTGTGGCGCGGCTGGTCGCGGCCAAGCGGGCGGACGCGGCGGCCCGACAGCGGCTGGTGGGCGAGGAGTTGGGCGGGTTCGCCGTACGGGCCGATCCGCTCACCTATTACGCCTGGTGGGAGTTGCCCGCGCCGTGGCGGGCCGACACCTTCACCGCCGCCGCGGCGGCGCACGGGATCGCGGTCACGCCCGGGACCGCCTTCAGCGTGGATCCGAAGGTGACCCCGGACGCGGTCAGACTTGGGCTCGCGTCGGCTGCTGTGCCCGATCTGCGGCGGGCGTTGCGGACGCTCGCCTCTCTCGCAGCAGGCGCAGCAGCAGGAACTCCCGTACGGGGCGCGCGTATCGGGTGA
- a CDS encoding FAD-dependent monooxygenase, whose translation MNQQVVIAGAGPVGLWLAAELRLAGITVTVLEPRLERDPNSKALTVHPRTIELLASRGLEKPFLEEGLHIPSGHFAVLDSRLDFGLLETRYPFTLALLQSRTEELFEIQARAAGADIRRGHRVTGLTETADSVTVHIEGPDGPYDEQALYVAGCDGTRSTVRTSAHIPYPGDDFTVLGFLGDVVLDEPPPGVAFSRTGIDGLLMIVALPGGLHRVVGTVPADVRTDWPGDLTLEELRANVRQVTGTDFGLHSPAWLSRYGNTSRLAERYVKGRVVLAGDAAHQHMPAGGVGLNVGVQDATNLGWKLAATIQGRAPAGLLDTYHDERHPVGADLLEHTAAQTALIAAFTPDGQRLRSLLSKLVAEQPALSRTLGERLSGLHVAYDAPTADAHPLVGRRAPDLAFTDDGDTVFALLRTGHHVLLDLRGPRDDRETPLATAEDGPLVTRTGTHTGEHAPWAEVTAALIRPDGHVAWATEEHDPGKLAAVTRDALDRSGLTGTNR comes from the coding sequence ATGAATCAACAGGTCGTCATCGCGGGAGCGGGGCCCGTCGGGCTCTGGCTGGCCGCCGAGCTGCGGCTCGCCGGCATCACGGTCACCGTCCTGGAGCCGCGCCTGGAGCGCGATCCGAACTCCAAGGCGCTCACCGTCCACCCCCGCACCATCGAGCTGCTGGCCTCCCGCGGCCTGGAGAAACCCTTCCTCGAAGAGGGCCTGCACATCCCCAGCGGACACTTCGCGGTCCTCGACAGCCGGCTCGACTTCGGCCTGCTGGAGACCCGCTACCCCTTCACCCTGGCGCTGCTCCAGAGCCGTACCGAGGAACTGTTCGAGATCCAGGCCCGGGCGGCCGGCGCGGACATCCGCCGCGGCCACCGCGTCACCGGTCTGACCGAGACCGCCGACTCGGTCACCGTGCACATCGAGGGACCGGACGGCCCGTACGACGAGCAAGCGCTCTACGTGGCGGGCTGCGACGGCACACGCAGCACGGTCCGTACGAGCGCTCACATCCCTTACCCGGGCGACGACTTCACCGTGCTGGGCTTCCTCGGCGACGTCGTCCTGGACGAGCCCCCGCCCGGGGTGGCGTTCAGCAGGACCGGCATCGACGGCCTCCTGATGATCGTCGCGCTGCCGGGCGGCCTGCACCGCGTCGTCGGCACCGTGCCCGCCGACGTCCGCACCGACTGGCCCGGCGACCTCACCCTGGAGGAACTACGGGCGAACGTCCGGCAGGTCACGGGGACGGACTTCGGTCTGCACTCACCGGCCTGGCTGTCCCGCTACGGCAACACCAGCCGCCTGGCGGAGCGTTACGTCAAGGGCCGGGTGGTCCTCGCCGGTGACGCCGCCCACCAGCACATGCCCGCGGGCGGGGTGGGGCTCAACGTCGGCGTCCAGGACGCCACCAACCTCGGCTGGAAACTCGCGGCCACCATCCAGGGCCGGGCACCGGCCGGCCTGCTCGACACGTACCACGACGAGCGCCACCCGGTCGGCGCCGACCTGCTGGAGCACACCGCCGCGCAGACGGCCCTGATCGCCGCGTTCACCCCGGACGGCCAGCGACTGCGTTCGCTGCTCAGCAAACTCGTCGCCGAGCAGCCCGCGTTGAGCCGGACCCTGGGCGAGCGCCTGTCCGGGCTGCACGTCGCCTACGACGCCCCCACCGCCGACGCGCACCCGCTCGTGGGCCGGCGAGCGCCCGACCTCGCCTTCACCGACGACGGCGACACCGTGTTCGCCCTGCTCAGGACCGGCCACCACGTCCTGCTCGACCTGCGCGGCCCCCGCGACGACCGGGAAACGCCCCTGGCCACCGCCGAGGACGGCCCCCTGGTCACCCGCACCGGCACACACACCGGGGAACACGCCCCCTGGGCGGAGGTCACCGCCGCCCTGATCCGCCCCGACGGCCATGTGGCCTGGGCGACCGAGGAGCACGACCCCGGAAAGCTCGCGGCCGTCACCCGGGATGCCCTCGACCGGTCCGGCCTCACCGGAACCAACCGCTAA
- a CDS encoding endonuclease/exonuclease/phosphatase family protein, whose amino-acid sequence MGTATTEWTAADFVPERHRARRFWRWCAGLLFTGVSVVVGCRTADTDAITPVPQLLAFLPWLLAPTGLGLFLSLFTRWRLGLVWGVALLGLLAWFIEPYGKSGDPSGPAIAEFRVLTSNVEFGRGTGSLVPVIRRERPDVVFVEECEYTCQATLQREFGTEFPYRQAVAAAGSHGSVVLSRFPLKGTKGVTGTMGMPGAVADVAGHSVRLQLAHPMPPLPNQVGLWRRELGRLRTFAAADPTTPTILAGDFNSSQDHAAFRRILDTGLRDAARMAGHPRTPSWPMGAPPTPFRQWGRFTPTFGTQIDHVLLSPDFSANSARFLDIADTDHRALLVDITLHQHE is encoded by the coding sequence TTGGGCACCGCGACCACCGAGTGGACCGCCGCCGACTTCGTGCCCGAACGCCATCGCGCGCGCCGCTTCTGGCGATGGTGCGCCGGGCTGCTGTTCACCGGCGTGAGCGTGGTCGTCGGCTGCCGTACGGCGGACACGGACGCCATCACTCCCGTCCCCCAACTCCTCGCGTTCCTGCCCTGGTTGCTGGCCCCGACCGGCCTCGGCCTGTTCCTCTCCCTCTTCACCCGCTGGCGACTGGGCCTGGTCTGGGGCGTCGCGCTGCTGGGTCTGCTGGCGTGGTTCATCGAGCCGTACGGGAAGAGCGGGGACCCGAGCGGCCCGGCGATCGCAGAGTTCCGGGTGCTGACCTCGAACGTGGAGTTCGGGCGGGGGACGGGCTCCCTGGTGCCGGTGATCCGGCGGGAGCGGCCGGACGTGGTGTTCGTGGAGGAGTGCGAGTACACCTGCCAGGCCACGCTGCAAAGGGAGTTCGGCACCGAGTTCCCGTACCGGCAGGCGGTGGCGGCGGCCGGCTCGCACGGGTCGGTCGTCCTGAGCCGCTTCCCGCTCAAGGGCACGAAGGGCGTCACCGGCACGATGGGCATGCCGGGCGCGGTGGCCGACGTGGCCGGTCATTCCGTACGGCTCCAACTGGCGCACCCCATGCCCCCGTTGCCGAACCAGGTCGGTCTCTGGCGCCGCGAGCTGGGCAGGCTCCGTACCTTCGCCGCCGCCGATCCCACCACCCCCACGATCCTGGCCGGTGACTTCAACTCCTCCCAGGACCACGCGGCCTTCCGCCGCATCCTGGACACGGGCCTGCGCGACGCGGCCCGCATGGCCGGGCACCCCCGCACCCCCAGTTGGCCGATGGGGGCACCTCCCACGCCCTTTAGGCAGTGGGGGAGGTTCACCCCCACCTTCGGCACCCAGATCGACCATGTCCTCCTCTCCCCGGACTTCTCCGCGAACAGCGCCCGTTTCCTCGACATCGCCGACACCGACCACCGCGCCCTGCTGGTCGACATCACACTTCACCAGCACGAATAA
- a CDS encoding SH3 domain-containing protein — MRTTPALRTLAAALLTGGTLAVAAAGTTAAAAPTTYAEGHGGGGGGGGPIWGTIVSRTELNVRESPTTHSPVVDALSPGSQDRVQCVVRGQSVNGNPDWYWLVGAQAWASAAFVDTGGQGVPSCSDPCPGWKDGGNDSNWGGDNSGWNNDNSSSSWSTSASGSSASGSWSWSASGSSTGGGIWNWAP; from the coding sequence ATGCGCACCACTCCGGCCCTGCGGACTCTGGCCGCGGCCCTGCTCACCGGTGGCACTCTCGCCGTCGCGGCGGCGGGCACCACGGCAGCGGCAGCACCGACCACGTACGCCGAAGGACATGGCGGTGGCGGCGGTGGCGGCGGTCCGATCTGGGGCACCATCGTGTCCCGCACGGAACTGAACGTGCGGGAGTCGCCCACCACCCACTCACCCGTCGTCGACGCGCTCTCACCCGGCAGTCAGGACCGCGTCCAGTGCGTGGTCAGGGGACAGAGCGTCAACGGAAATCCCGACTGGTACTGGCTCGTCGGCGCGCAGGCCTGGGCCAGCGCCGCGTTCGTCGACACCGGCGGTCAGGGCGTGCCGTCCTGCTCGGACCCGTGTCCGGGCTGGAAGGACGGCGGCAACGACTCCAACTGGGGCGGCGACAACTCCGGCTGGAACAACGACAACAGCTCGTCCTCGTGGAGCACGTCGGCCTCCGGGTCGAGCGCCTCGGGCTCGTGGAGCTGGAGCGCCTCCGGTTCGTCGACCGGCGGCGGCATCTGGAACTGGGCGCCCTAG
- a CDS encoding PP2C family protein-serine/threonine phosphatase has product MSGRGHRPVRYGDLGRSPLDGDPDAIRRQHLLRVRGRSVAWIPPLLVLISILVVDWWTGGEFRTVSWIVLVPGIAAAICGVRGTAVFAVLGLATYVLADHAWPRQYQTGLPDFILVGVGGALAVLACAVRVRGERRMLRMRDVAETTRRTLLRPLPPGWGGLDHAAVYLAADAFARVGGDFYDIQPGPHGTRALVGDVQGKGLGAVEAAAALLGTFREAGYHERELATVAARLETRIHRHGLHLAALDREDDDRIDRFATAVLLSFPVGEPDTVEVVNFGHEPPLVVGPHGVRSLPPGHGLPLGLGELAHMDGPPPTLRVALGPGETLLVVTDGVTEARDGAGVFYPLKSRVAEGVSADPSIAEPSRLVAYVRDGTLRHSGGHLADDTTVFAVRRS; this is encoded by the coding sequence GTGAGCGGCCGCGGACACAGACCGGTGCGCTACGGCGACCTCGGGCGCTCCCCGCTCGACGGCGACCCCGACGCGATCCGGCGGCAGCATCTGCTGCGGGTGCGCGGGCGGAGCGTCGCCTGGATACCGCCGCTGCTGGTGCTCATCAGCATCCTGGTGGTCGACTGGTGGACCGGCGGCGAGTTCCGGACCGTCTCGTGGATCGTGCTCGTGCCCGGGATCGCCGCGGCGATCTGCGGGGTGCGGGGCACGGCCGTGTTCGCGGTGCTGGGCCTCGCCACCTACGTCCTCGCCGACCACGCCTGGCCGCGCCAGTACCAGACCGGGCTGCCCGACTTCATCCTCGTCGGCGTCGGCGGCGCCCTCGCCGTCCTGGCCTGCGCGGTCCGGGTCCGGGGCGAGCGCCGCATGCTGCGGATGCGGGACGTCGCCGAGACCACCCGCCGTACGCTGCTGCGCCCGCTGCCGCCCGGCTGGGGCGGCCTCGACCACGCGGCCGTCTACCTCGCCGCGGACGCCTTCGCCCGGGTCGGCGGCGACTTCTACGACATCCAGCCCGGCCCGCACGGTACCCGCGCCCTCGTCGGCGACGTCCAGGGCAAGGGGCTCGGCGCGGTGGAGGCGGCGGCGGCGCTGCTCGGCACGTTCCGTGAGGCGGGGTACCACGAGCGGGAGCTCGCGACGGTCGCCGCGCGGCTGGAGACCCGGATTCACCGGCACGGGCTGCATCTCGCCGCGCTCGACCGCGAGGACGACGACCGCATCGACCGGTTCGCGACAGCCGTCCTGCTGAGCTTCCCCGTCGGCGAACCGGACACCGTCGAGGTCGTCAACTTCGGTCACGAACCCCCGCTGGTGGTCGGCCCGCACGGGGTACGGTCACTGCCGCCCGGGCACGGACTCCCGCTGGGGCTGGGCGAGTTGGCCCACATGGACGGGCCACCGCCGACGCTACGAGTCGCCCTGGGCCCCGGTGAGACCCTGCTCGTGGTCACCGACGGGGTGACGGAGGCGCGGGACGGGGCGGGCGTCTTCTACCCGCTCAAGTCCCGCGTGGCGGAAGGCGTTTCGGCCGATCCGAGCATCGCGGAACCGTCCCGCCTCGTCGCCTACGTCCGTGACGGCACCCTGCGGCACAGCGGCGGGCATCTCGCCGACGACACCACGGTCTTCGCGGTGCGCCGGTCCTGA
- a CDS encoding amidohydrolase produces MTSSPAARTALDLTADLPVPDLEDFYRDLHRHPELSGREHRTATKLAERLTKAGYDTVEGIGGTGVAAVLRNGDGPTVLLRADMDALPVQEETGLSYASSVPGVMHACGHDLHVTWLAGAARALAAGRDTWSGTLVLVGQPAEETGSGAAAMVADGLYERVPRPDVLLAQHAAPGPAGFYPHVPGLIMSASTDIDIVVHGLGGHGSRPEATVDPVVTAAYLVTRLQTVVSREIAARDSAVLTVGRIEAGTRHNIIPTEARISLNLRTQSDDVRERMIAAIRRIASGECLAAGCPREPEVTIGTSLPTMVNDADTDRRIGAVHTEVLGAGTVFDPGPATGSEDFPRLVPEGVPYSYWFVTSTPADVWDAAPGTDLMEKFHAVPSNHSPNFAPDLVTVVPGVRTLVSGALEILTVN; encoded by the coding sequence GTGACCTCATCCCCCGCCGCGCGCACCGCACTTGACCTCACCGCCGACCTCCCGGTCCCCGACCTGGAGGACTTCTACCGGGACCTGCACCGACACCCCGAGCTGTCCGGCCGCGAACACCGCACGGCCACGAAGCTCGCCGAACGCCTCACCAAGGCGGGCTACGACACCGTCGAGGGCATCGGCGGCACCGGCGTCGCCGCGGTCCTGCGCAACGGTGACGGCCCGACCGTGCTGCTGCGCGCCGACATGGACGCGCTGCCGGTGCAGGAGGAGACCGGGCTGTCGTACGCCTCCTCGGTCCCCGGTGTGATGCACGCCTGCGGGCACGACCTGCACGTGACCTGGCTGGCCGGTGCCGCGCGGGCGCTGGCCGCCGGGCGGGACACCTGGTCGGGGACGCTGGTGCTGGTGGGCCAGCCCGCGGAGGAGACGGGTTCGGGTGCCGCGGCGATGGTGGCCGACGGCCTGTACGAGCGCGTCCCGCGCCCGGACGTGCTGCTCGCCCAGCACGCGGCGCCGGGACCGGCCGGGTTCTACCCGCACGTGCCCGGCCTGATCATGTCGGCCTCGACGGACATCGACATCGTCGTCCACGGCCTCGGCGGCCACGGCTCACGCCCGGAGGCGACGGTCGACCCGGTCGTCACCGCCGCGTACCTGGTGACCCGCCTTCAGACGGTCGTCTCCCGGGAGATCGCCGCCCGTGACTCCGCGGTCCTGACCGTGGGCCGTATCGAGGCGGGCACCCGGCACAACATCATCCCGACCGAGGCCCGGATCTCCCTCAACCTGCGCACCCAGTCCGACGACGTGCGGGAGCGGATGATCGCCGCGATCCGCCGTATCGCGTCCGGCGAGTGCCTCGCCGCGGGCTGTCCGCGCGAGCCCGAGGTGACCATCGGCACCAGCCTCCCGACGATGGTCAACGACGCGGACACCGACCGCCGGATCGGCGCCGTCCACACCGAGGTCCTCGGCGCGGGCACGGTCTTCGACCCCGGCCCGGCCACGGGCAGCGAGGACTTCCCCCGCCTGGTCCCCGAGGGCGTCCCGTACTCCTACTGGTTCGTGACGAGCACCCCGGCGGACGTGTGGGACGCGGCGCCCGGCACGGACCTGATGGAGAAGTTCCACGCGGTGCCCAGCAACCACAGCCCGAACTTCGCACCCGACCTGGTGACGGTCGTCCCGGGGGTACGGACCCTGGTGTCGGGGGCGTTGGAGATCCTGACGGTGAACTAG
- a CDS encoding NAD(P)-dependent oxidoreductase — translation MKLVLFGATGMVGSRLATEASARGHQVLAVSRSGRSPVPGVTATAADATDPAKVAEVARGADAVASACVPPRDGSDPRGPFLALNEALVAGVRAAGVGRLLVVGGAGGLEVAPGQAVSDQPGFPEAYLPEAHAHRDVLAYYRALDDGLDDGLDWTYVSPAAEIAPGTRTGRFRVGGDRFMTDDEGRSFISAEDYAVAFVDELERDQHPRARMSVAY, via the coding sequence ATGAAGCTCGTACTCTTCGGCGCCACCGGCATGGTCGGCAGCCGGCTCGCGACGGAGGCGTCGGCCCGCGGCCACCAGGTCCTGGCGGTCAGCCGCTCCGGCCGGTCGCCCGTCCCCGGGGTCACCGCCACGGCCGCCGACGCGACGGACCCGGCGAAGGTGGCCGAGGTCGCGCGCGGCGCCGACGCGGTCGCCTCCGCGTGCGTACCGCCGCGCGACGGCAGCGATCCGCGCGGCCCCTTCCTCGCCCTGAACGAGGCGCTCGTGGCGGGCGTCCGCGCGGCCGGTGTCGGGCGGCTCCTGGTGGTCGGCGGCGCCGGCGGCCTGGAGGTCGCCCCCGGGCAGGCGGTCAGTGACCAGCCCGGCTTCCCCGAGGCCTACCTCCCGGAGGCGCACGCCCACCGCGACGTCCTCGCCTACTACCGCGCCCTGGACGACGGCCTCGACGACGGTCTTGACTGGACGTACGTCTCCCCCGCCGCGGAGATCGCCCCGGGCACCCGCACCGGCCGCTTCCGCGTGGGCGGCGACCGGTTCATGACGGACGACGAGGGCCGCAGCTTCATCAGCGCCGAGGACTACGCGGTCGCCTTCGTCGACGAGCTGGAGCGGGACCAGCACCCGCGCGCCCGGATGTCGGTCGCATACTGA